The DNA window GCGAACTTGCAATTAAAGTAAAGTGATCCTCAACTAAATCATTAAATTCAAAGGAGTTATCATTTTGAGATGTAGTAAATACTCTTAAAATAGTATCTGAACCCTTATAGTAAATATAAACCTTTGAAATTGGATATGGTGCCCGCTCTATACCCTCAAACTCAACTTTACCTTTTATGGTTCCAGTTCCAGTTAGCTTAGTGATTCTATAAAGTAAAGAGTCCTCAATTAGTGTAAATTTATAATAGCCCTCAGAGGGTAAACTTGCAGATATATGATTCCCTTCACCAGAAACAAGCTCTACTTTACCAAAAAGAAGGGTATCTTCCCAAGGGGTTCCAAAAGAGGGATCCCATTTTTGATCTGGAACAAATTTAAACATTATGTTTCTTTTATATTTAAATTTTTTTACGATTACCCATTTAAAATCATCTACAAGTTCCATGTAGGAATTTGCATCACTTAGGTTCCAACCCTGAAAATCACCGGCAAGTTGCATTGTGCTATAGTTAGAAAGATAAAAATTTCCGGGTAACTTAAAGTAGGTTGTTTCTCTTTTTTTGCAATATAAAAATATCAAAAGAAACAGGAGGAGAAATTTTTTCATTTTACGCGTAATAATGAATTTAAATATGGACCGTTTTGAATTTTTTCAGGATTTGATGGATCAAGTATCCAGTGAACTCCATCAATAACATACTTATATTGATAAACTCCTGGAGAAAGTATTTTTACAATTGTCCAGATACCATCTCCTTTTACCCTATCCCCGTTTATACCATCATCGTTCATCCTATCAATTTCAGGGTTATAGACTCCATTTGCTGTTCCTCCCCAGCCGTTGAAATCTCCAGCAAGGGTTACATATTTTGCAGAAGGTGAATAGAGTTCAAATATAACAAATCTTTGATTTTCTTTTATTTTTTTTCTCATTTCTTCAGGAAGAGTGCTTCCATCGATAACTCTCGGAGGATATACTCTTGGTCTAATTGCATTCCACAGAGCACAGGAATTAATAAAAACAAAAGGTAAAATGAGAAACCTCATCCTATAATTATTTAAAAAAGATCAGAAAAAATTCAAATTAGAGCACATTCATAAGGAAAAAGGAAATAACAAAAAAGTAAGTAATTAGGTCTAGTGATTTAAGAGATGGTACACTTAAAAAGTAAAGGAATCCTAAAAAAATTAAAGTTAACATGAATATGATATAATAAAAAATGCTCGAAAAACCGAAAAGGGGCAGAAGAATAATTCCTATTAAAAAAAATAAGTAACCTTGAAGTTTTTTTCTTTTCATTAAAAAGTATCTTGAAATACCATAAAATAAAAAGAAAACAAAAATAAATAAAATTAAGGGCCTATCGGGCAAATTATATAGAGCTTGAAAGTGAAACACAGAATAACCAAAAAGGAAAAGAAAACCCGATTCAATTGAAATCTGTAAAGGTCTAAGTTTCAAATTCCTTAACACTAATCTTTCGAGAAAGTAAATAGCATATAAGAGCAAAAGAAAAATTAGGTGACAAACAGAAAAAAAGAAAGATAAAACTAAAGACAAAATTAAAAAAAACGGGTAAATTTCTTTTTTATTTTTAAAAAGAAACTTGGTAAAAGAGTAAAAAAGGGGAGGAACTAAAACTAGGAAGGGAATCAACTTGTTAAAAAAAGACTCGAAAAATATAGCTGAATCCTTATGAAAGGTTTTAAAACTAATCCAAAAGCCCATAAAAGGTAAAAAAAGATTTATAAAGAGAAAATCATAATTTAAGAAATCTTTCAAAAGTTTAATCTCATGAAATCTAAAGAAGAGAAAAAAGATAACTAAAAGGAAAAGGAATAAAAAAATATAAAAAAGAGAAAGCTTTTGGTAATAAAAACTAAAATAATCAACAGCTAAAATACTTTTCTCACCTATAATTAAAAAAGGAAGTAAAACTAAAATTAAGTAGGCAAAAAAATTAAACAAAAAAGTAATTATTGCCTTGTAAAATCTCCTGTAAGAAATTGAATATAAAAAACCTAAGAGAGAAAAAAATAAAATCTCTAACTGTGCTCCCACTGAAAGAGAAGAAAAAATTAGAGGATCACTAAGCTGAATACTTCCAGGGAGCCTCTTTGAAGAAAAGATAAAATCTATTAACGGAGAAATAAGTATAATTGCAAAACCACAGAGATAGTAAGAAATTATACTTTTTGTCCTTTTTCCCCTAATTAACTTCAGAAAGATCAAAAAAATTAATAATAAAGATAGGTAGAAAAAAAACAAGTAGTAGATAAAGAACAAAAATTCGCCCAAATTTTTTCTTACAGGAGAAGTTCCAAAGAATAAAAAGTGTAATAATCCCTTTAGAAAAATGATTAACGTTAAGTAAAAAAGAGAAACTTTATAGTTTGGGAAAAAACTCTCAAAAAATTTTATTTTCTCTTTAATCAAAGGGTAAAAGAGAAATCTTTCCACATTCACCTTTTTCCATTAACTTCATTGCCTCATCTATCTCTTCCATTTTAAAGGTATGAGTTATTACTTTCCTTAGATCAAGACCAGAACTTAAAAGTTTATCAACTTTAAACCAGGTAGAAAACATACCCCTTCCCGTTATTCCATAAATTCTTATATTTTTAAGAACTATCAAGTTATTAAAATCTAAATTTACAGTCCCATCAAAAATTCCTAAAAGAGAAGCTCTACCATCAGGCGAAAGACATTTTAAACCTTCCTCAAGTGCCCTTTGATTTCCTGACATTTCTATAAGAACATCTACGCCTTCCCCTCTTGTATGATCTTTGATAAATTCATATAAATTTTCCTTCAAGGGATTTATCACATAATCAGCACCAAGCTCTTTTGACTTATTTACCCTATACTCTTTAACTTCCGCCACAAAAATAGGATAAGCCCCACAATGCTTTGAAATAAGTATAGCCATCATACCCAAAGGACCAGCTCCTAAAATTAAAACACTTTTTCCAGATACATCCTCCGTAAGCACGGTATCAACAGCATTTCCAAAAGGCTCTTTTAAAGACAAAACCTCTATAGGCAAATCTATCTCATTTTTCCATAAATTAAAAGCAGGAACTTTTACGTACTCTGCGTAAGCTCCATCTGTATCAATTCCAAGAATTTTAGTATTATAACAGACTCTATAATTTCCCTTTTTACAAGCAGGACAATTGTGACAAACAAGATGTGATTCCACTGAAACTATTTCACCTTTTTTGAAATTTTTAACATCTTCTCCAACTTCAACAACTTCTCCGCAAACCTCGTGCCCCACAATTTTTGGAAGTTTCATAGTATCTCTTATCCATTTGTCCCACTTATATATGTGTAAATCTGTCCCACATATAGAACATCGCTTTACTTTCAAAATAACCTCCCCCTTTCCAGGGGTCGGCTCCTTTGTATCAATAATTTCAAAACCAGGGGCCTCCTTTGTTTTCGCAATTGCTTTCATTTAAAAACCTCTCCTTTTATTATGGTAAAAAAGAATTAGATGCAAAATAGGAAAAATCAACTAACGGCTTGGGATAGAACCCAAAAAATAAAATTCCTGAGACACAAATTATCATGGAAAGTTTAAGCCCGAAAGGAATCTTTGCTTTAAATTCATAATCAGAGCTTTCAATATAGATTCTTTTCGCAACCATTAGGTAATAGAAAAGAGCCACAATGGTGAGAATTGCACCCCATAAAGCAAGATACCACAAGCCTGCGTGAACTCCAGCAAGAAACACATATAGCTTTGCCCAAAAACCTGCAACTGGCGGAATCCCGCCTAAGGATAAAAGAATTATAAGCATAGAAAGAGATAAAACTGGAGCCTTTTGAGAAAGACCCTTTAAGTCATCTATATCTGTTTTATTTATTACACCTCTTACTATCTCAACAAAAAGAAAAGCTCCCATGTTCGAGAAAAGATAAGTAAAAAGATAAAAGATAACCATACTGATACCTTCCCTTGTATAAGCAGCAACTCCTACCAGGATATAACCGATATGAGCAATACTAGAGTAAGCAAGCATTCTTTTTAAATTTTTTTGAGGTAAAGCTAAGAGGTTCCCGATAAACATTGAAAAGAATGAAAGAACAACGATTAAAAGTAAAAAATCATATGCTCCTGGAGGTAAAACTTCAAAAATTATCCTAAATAAGGCTCCTAAGCCAGCAGCCTTTGGAGCAACTGATAGAAAAGCTACAAAAGTTTCAGGAGCTCCCTCGTAAGTATCAGGTACCCAAGAATGAAAAGGGAAACTCGCAATTTTAAAACCAATTCCTGCAATTAAAAATACAAGACCAGCTGCAAAAAGAGGTGAAACTCCGTAAGAAGTTTCCTTTATTTTTACATAATCAAGTGCCCCTGTGGCACCATAAATAAGTGATATTCCAAAAAACATCAAACCAGCAGAAAAGGCTCCAATTAAAAAAAACTTAATCGCAACTTCAGGAGCAAGGGTATCGTATTTTTTTATACCTGAAAGAATATAAAGGGGTATACTCATAAGTTCAAAACATACAAAAAATAGAAGAAAATTCTTTGAAGATACAAGTAGTGACATTCCAAGGATAGATGTTAAAATAAAAAGATAATATTCAGCCTTTCTATCTTTGAGCTCTTCTTCAACAAAGTGCATACTTCCTAAGATGCCGATAAGTCCAGCTAAAAAGAATAAAAGCTTAAGTGAGAAGGAAAATTCATCAAGATAAACGTCTCCCAGAGAATTTCCAATAAAGTCCTTAAATACTAAAAAAGAAAAAATGCCTAAAGTAAGAAATACTGAGTTTAGTATCCCCAGAACCTTTCCCTTCTTGTCTTCCGGAAGGAAAAAACTAAGAAAAAAATTTAAGAATATCAAAATTAAAATAAGAATTTCAAAAATAAATGTTTTGATCATTTTACCCTCCTTTAAATTTTGATAAAAATTCGATCACACTTAAATCAATATATTTGAGAAGTAAAAAGGGAAACATTCCAAAAAGTATAAGGATAATAGAAAGCATATATAGGCTTACCCACTCAGGACCCTTGGCATCGGATAAATCATGCCAAACCTCCTCTTTAAAGGGTCCGTAGAAAACAATTTTCAAAAATCTTAAAACGTATACAGCCGTTATAAATGTGCCTGTAAGTGCTGCTAAAAACCAAGGAAAATTACCTGATCTTATAGCACCTATAAAAACAAGTACTTCTGCAACAAATCCAGATAAACCTGGAAGTCCAAGAGAGGTAAGACCTGCTATTGTAAACGCTGAAGCTATACCAGGCATCTTTTTCCCAAATCCTCCCATCTTTAATATGTCCCTCGTATGTGACTTCTCATAAACAAGACCTACTAAGGCAAACAAAAGACCAGTCATAATTCCATGAGAGAACATTTGGAAAACTGCTCCGTTTAAACCCCATTCATCTAATGTTGCAAGTCCTAACATAACGTATCCCATATGTGAAACAGAGGAATAGGCAACTATATATTTAAGGTCAAATTGATTCATTGCCGTTAGTGCACCATAAACTATGTTTATACAGGCAATAAGTCCAACAAGCCAAACAAAGTCAGAGGCTCCTTGAGGGAAAAGCCCCCATCCCCACCTCATTGCTCCATAAGCACCAAGCTTCATAAGTACCCCTGCATGGAGCATTGAAACAGCAGTAGGCGCCGCAGCATGACCATCAGGTGACCACGTATGAAGAGGAAAAACACCAGCAAGAACACCAAAACCTATATAAAAAGTTAAAAAAAGAATTCTCTGAAGATGCAAAGGATAATTAATTAAACTCAACTCAGTGTAAGAAAAAGTTCTATTTCCATTAAAGTACAAAACAAGCATTCCTACTAAAATAAAGGCTGATCCAAGAAGAAGATAAAGTGTAAGCTTTGCAGCTGCGTATTCTTTAGTTCCGAGCTCAACATTTCTCATTGCTGTATCAATAGGTCTCATTATGTATTCGATGAACCTATTGGGAGGAATCCTTGGCTTTAGGTCAGCTCCAGTTCCCCATACTCCAATAAGAAGATACATCGGCAAAACAGCAATTTCGTAAAAAAGAAAGAATATGAAAAAATCGAGACAGGAGAAGACACCAAAAACACCTGTAACTAAGACAAATAAAAGTATATAAAATTCCTGTGATCTAAAGGGAATTGTCCAAGATGCAAAAGTTCCCGTGAAGATTATAAGGCCAGTTAAAAGTAAAAGAGAAAGGGAGATGCCGTCGGCTCCAAGATAATAGCTTATCCCTAAGGAAGGAACAAGTGGTATTTTTTCTACGAACTGAAAGCCGCCCTTTTCGAAATCATACAGAAAAAAAAGTAAGATGGAACAAAAAAGTGAAATCCCGGAGAAGATGCTAGCTGTTATCCTTACAAGAAGTGGTCTTCTTCTCAAGAATAACATTATGAAGGCTCCAATAAAGGGAGAAAAAACTATTATTGAAAGAATTGGTACTTTCACCACTTGAATTAATTAGACTATTAACTTTCGGAGTTGAACCACCTAATTGAAAACTAATTCTATGTAAAACTGAAGGAACTTTTCAAAAATTAGAAATTCTTCTAATACCTTTTGTACTTGACAATTTTTTCACTCATGTAATCCATTTTTTTTAAAAACTCCTTGAAATTTTCTAAGGTTAATCTAAAAACCCAGTTATTTTCTTTTCTACCTGGCCTATTTATTCTACCCTTATCTCCAATTAAAATAATATCTTGAACTGGAAAAATAACTATTTTTGACTTTGAAGAAATCAAAAGGTCTATAATACTATCAATCATCTCAATGTTATTTTTTCCTCTTCCGATGTATTCTTCAAGAAACTCTCTCTCCTGATCCTTTATCTCTACCTCGAGCCAGCCAAGCAGAGTATTTGTGTCATGAGTAGAAGAATAGGCACAACATTCATAGGGATAGTTATGAGGAAGATGAATATTTGACATATCCTTTGTTAAAAATCCAAACTGAAAAACTCTCATTCCCGGTATATTAAAAATTTTCATTATTTCAATTACATCTTCGGTTATGTAACCTAAGTCCTCAGCAACTAACTCAATCTTTCCAAACTTTTTAAAGATTGCCTCAAAAAATTCTAAAGCAGGTGCTTTTTCCCAGTAGCCAACTTTTGCATCACTTCTTCCATAGGGAATTTGATAATACCCAACTAAACCCCTAAAGTGATCAATCCTAATTACATCAAAGAGTTTTATACTATGGTAAATCCTTTTTATCCAGAAATCAAAATTCTGCTCTTTCATTACATCCCAGTTATAAACAGGATTCCCCCATAGCTGCCCTTCTTCTGAAAAATAATCAGGTGGAACACCAGCTACATAAATAGGTCTTTTTTCGCTGTCAAGTTTAAAAATATAGGGATTAGCCCAAACATCAGCACTATCAAGAGAGACATAAATTGGTAAATCACCAATAATTTTTATACCCTTTCTGTTTGCATAACTTTTGACCTCATAAAACTGCTTAAAAAAAATATATTGGACAAACTTTTCTCTCTCTATTTCATTCTCATATTTTTTCCTTAATTTTTCTAAAGCTCTCTCGTCTCTATCTCTTACTTTTTTATCCCAATCACACCACAAAGTGCCATACTCTTTTTTTAACGCACAAAAGAGCGAAAAATCAGAAAGCCAATACTCATTTTCCTCTAAAAACTCAAAATAATCCTTAAATTGATCTATATTTTTCTTGAAATTATTAAAGGCAATATCTAAAAGATAGGATTTAAATTCAAATACTTTATCGTATTCAACAAAATCTTCTCTAAAAGATCCAACTTCTTTTAAAATACCTTTGTCAAGTAGGCCATCTTTTATAAGCTTATATGGAGATATAAAAAGAAAGTTCCCAGCAAAGGCCGAATTACTCATATAAGGAGAATAATAGGCACTCCTATCAACTGGTGTTAAAGGTAAAATCTGCCAGTATTTAAATTTACCCTCCTCTAATATGTCAATAAATTTATAGGAGGTTCCTCCAAAATCTCCTATGCCAAATGGGGAAGGTAGTGAAAATATTGGAAGAAAAACTCCTGCTCCCCTTTTATTCATGCTTTAAATATAAAACCCCAAGTGGAGGAAGGGTAAGTCTTATAGAATAGGGTCTTCCATGAAAGGGAATATCCTCAGAGTAAACTTCCCCATTTTTTACACCACTTCCCCCAAAATAAACACCATCACTGTTAAGGATCTCATAGTATTTACCCCTCTCTGGGACTCCGACCCTATAATTTTCTCTCACTACAGGTGTAAAATTTAAGACAACAAGTATGAAGTTACCCTTTTTATCTTTTCTTAAAAAACTTATAACACTTTGAGTATAATCAGAAAAATCAACCCACTCAAAACCTTCAGGATAAAAATCTGTCTCATGAAAGCATTTCTCATTCTTATATATCTCATTCAGTTTTTTTACATAATTAAAAAGTGATCTATTTAGATTTCTGTTAAGTAAGGAAAAATCTATTTCTGCGTCATGATTCCATTCTTTATCTAAACCTATCTCGTTTCCCATAAAAAGAAGTTTCTTACCGGGATGGGCAAACATGTAGCCATATAAAAGTCTTAAATTGGCAAATTTTTGCCACTCATCACCAGGCATCTTATTTAAAAGAGAGCCTTTTCCATGAACCACTTCATCATGAGAAAGAGGTAAAACAAAGTTTTCACTAAAGGCATACCAAATACTAAATGTTAGCTTATCATGGTGATATTTTCTATAAATTGGATCTTTAGAAAAGTAAAAGAGAGTATCATGCATCCATCCCATATTCCATTTCATACCAAAGCCAAGTCCACCCTCATCAACTCTTCTTGAAACTTTAGGCCAAGCTGTTGATTCTTCAGCAATTATATGAATACCTTCAAACTCGCGGTATAGATATGAATTCATTTCCTTTAAGAATTCTATTGCCTCAAGGTTTTCCCTACCTCCATAGATGTTTGGAATCCATTCACCCTCCCTTCTTGAATAATCAAGATAAAGCATCGAGGCTACAGCGTCGATTCTAAGACCATCAACATGATATTTATCAAGCCAAAAGGCAGCACTTGAAATTAAAAAGGATTTGACTTCATATCTTCCATAATTAAATATCAAGCTATCCCAATCAGGGTGTCTGCCTTTCCTTGGATCCAAATGTTCATAAAGACAGGTTCCATCAAAAAAGGAAAGGGCAAAATCGTCTTTAGAAAAATGGGATGGGACAAAATCAAAAATCACAGCTATGCCGTTTTGATGCAGGTAATCAATCAAAAACATAAGGTCCTCTGGTTTTCCATAGCGAGAAGTGGGAGCAAAATAACCTGTAACCAAATATCCCCATGAACCGTAAAAGGGATGTTCCATAAGTGGTAAAAACTCTATGTGTGTAAAACCTAAATCTTTAACGTATTCACATAGTAAAGGGGCAATTTCCCTATAGTTGTAAAACTCACCGTTTTTTCTTTTCCATGAACCAAGATGAACCTCATAAATTGAAATTGGTGCTTCGTGATGATTAATAAATTTTCTATTTCTAAGCCACTCCTCATCGTTCCACTTATAATTTAATCTATAGACAACAGAAGCATTACCAGGCGGTTTTTCATGATAAAAGGCATAGGGATCCTGTTTGTACGCAGTATAATTGTTATATTTGGAGACTATGAAATATTTGTATAGGGCTCCGTGTAAGTCACCTTCTACCAAGGCTTCCCATATTCCCGATCCATCCCATCTTACAAACATTGGGGTTTTCTCTGGATCCCAATTGTTGAAGTCTCCCACCACATACACCCTTTCAGCATTTGGAGCCCAAACAGCAAAATATGTTATATATTTCCCATTTAAATTTATAACGTGGGAGCCAAGTTTTTTATAGAGTTTATAATGACATCCCTTTTTAAAAAGATAGATATCATAATCTGTGAAAAGGGAAAACATTTTATTTTAAATTACTTCTCTTAGGTATCTTGCTGCTTCCTCAGGAGGTATAGGATTAATATAAAAACCTGAACCCCATTCAAAACCGGCAATATGAGTTATTCTTGGGATAATTTCAATATGGAAATGGTAGTCAAGATGTATAGTTTCCCAAAAATGAGGCTTTCCAGGTCTTGGTCTTGCTATAGGTGATGTGTGTATGACAAAGTTATAGGGAGGATCATCTAAGAGTATCTTTAACCTAAAGAGAACATCTCTTAAAACCATTGCTAAGTCACTGATTTCTTCGTTGTCCATATTTATGAATTCATGAGTATGTCTTAAAGGAAAAACCCAAGTTTCAAAGGGAAAGGAAGAGGCATAGGGACACCAAACTACAAATTTTTCAGTTTTATAAACAATTCTTTCACCTAAGGAAAGTTCCTGATTAATTAGATCACAAAAAATACATCTTTCTTTACGCTTATAGTGTTCTTTAGCTGCTTCAAGTTCTGCAACAACGGCAAGTGGAATTATAGGAGTTGCAATAAGCTGTGAATGGGAATGGTAAAGTGAAGCACCTGCCTCTTTCCCATAATTTTTAAAAATTAAAATGTACCTGAATCTTATATCCTTTGTTAAATCAATATATCTTTCTTTGAAAGCTAAAAGTACGTCTCTAACATCTTCAGGTTTCATGTCTTGAAGCTGTAATTCATGTTTAGGTGTTTCAATTATCACTTCGTGAGCTCCTATTCCTGAGACAAAATCAAAAAGACCTACTCCTTTTCTTATAAGTTCACCTTCAATTCTTAGTGCTGGAAATTTATTTGGTACAACTCTTACACTCCAGCCGGGTTTATCTCTATGGGTGCCCTCTTTTCTTATTGAAAAAACCTCCTTGGGTGTTTTATCCTCGTTTCCTTCACAGAAGGGACAATTATCCCGGGGTGGAATTTCTTCTTTCTTTCTGTGAAAATCCTTTGGTCTTAGTCCCCTTTCTGGTGAAATTATTGTCCATCTCCATCTAATTGGATCATAACGTAGCTCTGGCATACCCCTTCCTCCTTTTAGACAAAATCATAATCTTTTTCTTTTCTTTCAATGAAATAATATCCGTATAGAGGATAGCGAGCAAAAGTTCTATTTTCTAGTATCAAAAAAAGATATATATTATCTTGTAAGTCTTTTATAACGAGTTCAAAGATCTTATCTGCACAATAAAAAACTGAATTTTCATCATTATTGTTTTTATCCTTAGCAAATTTTAATATTTTATCAAAGTTTGAAGTTTTTATAGCAACTAAAATTTTAAAACCTTCATCAAATAAGTCTTTAAAGCTCTTTTTTGCATCAATACGTAAGCAGAGGTCTCCATTTTCACTCCATCCAAAATAGAGATACCTTAAAAGACTTCTTCCATCTATATCAAGATCTATTACTCCGGCGTTCGCCCACTCATAAAAATTCGTTATTCTTCCATCAACTACTGGATATATATACCCCGAAACGTTCTTTGTAAAAAGTCTATGAATTTCTTTTTTTATCGGTTTTTCCAAAAACTCAGGATAACTTTTACCTAAATTTCTATAAACATTTTTTAAATGTTCTCTAAAAAGGATATCAAATTCAGGTGCATAAAAGGTTGGGTTATCGTATCCAAACCACCAAAAAAAGTCGCTACCCTCTGCAAAAAGCATAGAGTAAAAAGACTTTTCATTCAACTTCACTTTGTCTTTTAGATCATTCCTCACTTTTTTCAAAATAATCCAGCCCTCATTTTTCTCCTCTTCTCCCATCCATGTAGTGAATTCACTTCTTATCCATGAACCAGGATGTATTCTTTCTAAAATACCTTTTTCTTTAAAAAGGGTAGCTTCCTCAAAAAAAGAAAAATTGACATAATCTTTATTTGATAAAACCTCATAAAATCTTTTTAAAAAGGGGATTCCACCCTTTTCATAGTAAACCCAGGGGTTTTCTCCATCTAAAATTACTGATACCCATAAATTTTTTCTCTTTGCCCTTAGCCTTTCAAGATAAAAAACAAAATCGTTAACTGCATCCTCAACTCTTAAATTTTTATAAACAAAACCTATTTTATCCGATAAAACTCTATCTCTAAAAAATATTAAAATTTCGCCGTTTTTACCTCTATATAAATAGGGCCTATACAGTTCATCTCTGACATCTTCTGGTTTTTCTCTCAGTGGTAAATTTATTGACCTTTCGAGAATTCCCTCATCGGTCATCGTAAATAAAATTTTCTTTTTAATAAAAAGCTCAAGAGTTTCACTAGATACACTACCTTCTGCGGGCCAAAGACCCTTTATTTCCCTTTTAAATTCTTTTTTCATAAAGGAAAGAGCAAGATCAACTTGCACTTCAGCATCTTCTGGATATGAAAAATCAACTTTCCTATCAGCAAGATGGGGTGTAGATACGCAAAAGGAATTGCTATTTATTAAAAGGGGCATTATAGGATGAGAAAAGGGAGTAGTAGTTAACTCTACTTTTTTTTCTTTTATTAGATCCTTATAAATTTCCACAAGTTCATCAAGTATACTAAAGCATATGTTTAAAAGTTCTCTCTTGTCCTCCTCCGAATAATTTTCTTTTTTACTTTCTAACTCCTTTAGAATTTTATTTTCTTCCTTTTTAATTTCTGAGACATTTGAATAGACAAAATAAAACATTATATCGTTTATTTCTTTGTTTGAGAAATACTTTACTTTTTTTTCAAGGCCAAGAATGCTTCCCCTTTTTGTATATAAATATCTATACCTATCGTAGGGTAATATCTGCTTTTCATAGTGAACTGAGAAAAAATTTCTTAGGACAAAGATTTTCTCCTCCTCTGACATAGAAGAGGGGTCTTTTTCAAAAATTTTTAACCATTGACAGAAACCTTTTTTTTCTCTGTATTTATTTATTTGATACCATAAAGTAGGTGTTATATTAAAGGTAACTTTTACGTTAGGGGGTGTTTCCTTTAAAATCCTTCCCATGTCGTAATATTCTCTTATTGAATGAACGAAAACCCAGGGGAAAAAGAAATACT is part of the Candidatus Hydrothermales bacterium genome and encodes:
- a CDS encoding choice-of-anchor X domain-containing protein, which gives rise to MRFLILPFVFINSCALWNAIRPRVYPPRVIDGSTLPEEMRKKIKENQRFVIFELYSPSAKYVTLAGDFNGWGGTANGVYNPEIDRMNDDGINGDRVKGDGIWTIVKILSPGVYQYKYVIDGVHWILDPSNPEKIQNGPYLNSLLRVK
- the tdh gene encoding L-threonine 3-dehydrogenase, whose product is MKAIAKTKEAPGFEIIDTKEPTPGKGEVILKVKRCSICGTDLHIYKWDKWIRDTMKLPKIVGHEVCGEVVEVGEDVKNFKKGEIVSVESHLVCHNCPACKKGNYRVCYNTKILGIDTDGAYAEYVKVPAFNLWKNEIDLPIEVLSLKEPFGNAVDTVLTEDVSGKSVLILGAGPLGMMAILISKHCGAYPIFVAEVKEYRVNKSKELGADYVINPLKENLYEFIKDHTRGEGVDVLIEMSGNQRALEEGLKCLSPDGRASLLGIFDGTVNLDFNNLIVLKNIRIYGITGRGMFSTWFKVDKLLSSGLDLRKVITHTFKMEEIDEAMKLMEKGECGKISLLPFD
- a CDS encoding NADH-quinone oxidoreductase subunit N, which produces MIKTFIFEILILILIFLNFFLSFFLPEDKKGKVLGILNSVFLTLGIFSFLVFKDFIGNSLGDVYLDEFSFSLKLLFFLAGLIGILGSMHFVEEELKDRKAEYYLFILTSILGMSLLVSSKNFLLFFVCFELMSIPLYILSGIKKYDTLAPEVAIKFFLIGAFSAGLMFFGISLIYGATGALDYVKIKETSYGVSPLFAAGLVFLIAGIGFKIASFPFHSWVPDTYEGAPETFVAFLSVAPKAAGLGALFRIIFEVLPPGAYDFLLLIVVLSFFSMFIGNLLALPQKNLKRMLAYSSIAHIGYILVGVAAYTREGISMVIFYLFTYLFSNMGAFLFVEIVRGVINKTDIDDLKGLSQKAPVLSLSMLIILLSLGGIPPVAGFWAKLYVFLAGVHAGLWYLALWGAILTIVALFYYLMVAKRIYIESSDYEFKAKIPFGLKLSMIICVSGILFFGFYPKPLVDFSYFASNSFLP
- a CDS encoding NADH-quinone oxidoreductase subunit M; protein product: MKVPILSIIVFSPFIGAFIMLFLRRRPLLVRITASIFSGISLFCSILLFFLYDFEKGGFQFVEKIPLVPSLGISYYLGADGISLSLLLLTGLIIFTGTFASWTIPFRSQEFYILLFVLVTGVFGVFSCLDFFIFFLFYEIAVLPMYLLIGVWGTGADLKPRIPPNRFIEYIMRPIDTAMRNVELGTKEYAAAKLTLYLLLGSAFILVGMLVLYFNGNRTFSYTELSLINYPLHLQRILFLTFYIGFGVLAGVFPLHTWSPDGHAAAPTAVSMLHAGVLMKLGAYGAMRWGWGLFPQGASDFVWLVGLIACINIVYGALTAMNQFDLKYIVAYSSVSHMGYVMLGLATLDEWGLNGAVFQMFSHGIMTGLLFALVGLVYEKSHTRDILKMGGFGKKMPGIASAFTIAGLTSLGLPGLSGFVAEVLVFIGAIRSGNFPWFLAALTGTFITAVYVLRFLKIVFYGPFKEEVWHDLSDAKGPEWVSLYMLSIILILFGMFPFLLLKYIDLSVIEFLSKFKGG
- the malQ gene encoding 4-alpha-glucanotransferase, with the protein product MNKRGAGVFLPIFSLPSPFGIGDFGGTSYKFIDILEEGKFKYWQILPLTPVDRSAYYSPYMSNSAFAGNFLFISPYKLIKDGLLDKGILKEVGSFREDFVEYDKVFEFKSYLLDIAFNNFKKNIDQFKDYFEFLEENEYWLSDFSLFCALKKEYGTLWCDWDKKVRDRDERALEKLRKKYENEIEREKFVQYIFFKQFYEVKSYANRKGIKIIGDLPIYVSLDSADVWANPYIFKLDSEKRPIYVAGVPPDYFSEEGQLWGNPVYNWDVMKEQNFDFWIKRIYHSIKLFDVIRIDHFRGLVGYYQIPYGRSDAKVGYWEKAPALEFFEAIFKKFGKIELVAEDLGYITEDVIEIMKIFNIPGMRVFQFGFLTKDMSNIHLPHNYPYECCAYSSTHDTNTLLGWLEVEIKDQEREFLEEYIGRGKNNIEMIDSIIDLLISSKSKIVIFPVQDIILIGDKGRINRPGRKENNWVFRLTLENFKEFLKKMDYMSEKIVKYKRY
- the glgB gene encoding 1,4-alpha-glucan branching protein GlgB, which codes for MFSLFTDYDIYLFKKGCHYKLYKKLGSHVINLNGKYITYFAVWAPNAERVYVVGDFNNWDPEKTPMFVRWDGSGIWEALVEGDLHGALYKYFIVSKYNNYTAYKQDPYAFYHEKPPGNASVVYRLNYKWNDEEWLRNRKFINHHEAPISIYEVHLGSWKRKNGEFYNYREIAPLLCEYVKDLGFTHIEFLPLMEHPFYGSWGYLVTGYFAPTSRYGKPEDLMFLIDYLHQNGIAVIFDFVPSHFSKDDFALSFFDGTCLYEHLDPRKGRHPDWDSLIFNYGRYEVKSFLISSAAFWLDKYHVDGLRIDAVASMLYLDYSRREGEWIPNIYGGRENLEAIEFLKEMNSYLYREFEGIHIIAEESTAWPKVSRRVDEGGLGFGMKWNMGWMHDTLFYFSKDPIYRKYHHDKLTFSIWYAFSENFVLPLSHDEVVHGKGSLLNKMPGDEWQKFANLRLLYGYMFAHPGKKLLFMGNEIGLDKEWNHDAEIDFSLLNRNLNRSLFNYVKKLNEIYKNEKCFHETDFYPEGFEWVDFSDYTQSVISFLRKDKKGNFILVVLNFTPVVRENYRVGVPERGKYYEILNSDGVYFGGSGVKNGEVYSEDIPFHGRPYSIRLTLPPLGVLYLKHE